The Coffea arabica cultivar ET-39 chromosome 2c, Coffea Arabica ET-39 HiFi, whole genome shotgun sequence genome includes the window TAAAATCAGTTAGTACTTTGGAGCAGACATACCTCATTTGCTATGTATAGTAGGTACCTCAAGAAATTCCCAAATGGAAGGCATAGAAATTCGACAACAATTGCAGTCATGTAGTAATTATAAATTATTGACAGTCAGAGCACCACGAGTGTTACCAATGAAAAGTTTCAAAGAATTTCATTATCAATTTGTGCATTATTAGGATGCAAACGCTATTTAAAGAATTGATTGTTTGACAGTCTTAGGAGAGGGTAAGGAATGAAAGAATGAGTGTCGATTCACATCTTGCCCTTCTAAAGTATTTCGAGAAGATGGATGCAGTAAAAAAAATATGTACTGTATCAGTTGCACCTTATCAGTAGTGGCAACGGACTAATTTGGGGGTGGAGGATAAAACAAGGGCCGGTTTTGCTTCTGCTtctgcttctttttcttcttcttcttctttttggttCTGCTGTTGGTGTTGTTGGTATGGAATTTGTTGATGCTTTGATGCCAAACTAAACTTATTGGGGCCTTTATTATGATGATCATCTTCTGGAGCTGGAAGGTTGAGATCCAAAGACAAACCGTTGCTTGTCCTCTTATTAGCTTCAGCTTCATCAGAGTCTTGATCCGTGGTCTCCTCCGGACTTAATTGGCCTAGAGACAAGGTTGTGCTGGTCATAGCAGGTGCCCCGCGGTGGCGCCTCATGTGCCCTCCTAAGGCCTGTCCAGACGGAAACTCAGCGCCACAATGGGAACACTCATGGATCTTAGGAAAAGAAGCAGACTTGTACAAATTGCTATTGCTGGACGTTCCCCTGTTGTTATTGTTAATGAGTTCAAGAGAGAGCGGAGAAGAATTGTTGTAATTGGATTTATTCTTGCCGTTCTTGAATATTGTCTCCTCTTCGTCATCAGACATGTCAAAatataatttcttttcttcGGCTGCCGCCATGTTCTTAGGCTTCTTGTGGCTTGCCCTGTGACCTCCAAGTGCCTGGAATGAAGGAAAAGTGCGGCCACAAGTCTTGCACTCGTAAACGTACATCCCAGCCTTGCCATTACCGGAGATAGGTGCCTCAATGTATCTCTTGCTGTTAAATTTCTCGGTTCCAAATTCCTGAGCTTGATCAAACTTGTTTATCGCTGGTGGTTCTTTAATGACATCGCCGCCCTGGGCTAAAAGGATAAGGCATTTGGCGGTGTACTCGTCTTCCTCGTTGCTAGCATGATCATCCGGGGGGCGGGCTTCTTCAGCTGATGAAGAGCTGGAATTGTTGTGATTGTTATTGTTAC containing:
- the LOC140035821 gene encoding zinc finger protein ZAT5-like, coding for MVEAVEEVAGPQDLPHIVKGKRTKRQRPQSPIPFTITAQYSSSGEGGYVSNGDNCVNNVNNNTSNNNNHNNSSSSSAEEARPPDDHASNEEDEYTAKCLILLAQGGDVIKEPPAINKFDQAQEFGTEKFNSKRYIEAPISGNGKAGMYVYECKTCGRTFPSFQALGGHRASHKKPKNMAAAEEKKLYFDMSDDEEETIFKNGKNKSNYNNSSPLSLELINNNNRGTSSNSNLYKSASFPKIHECSHCGAEFPSGQALGGHMRRHRGAPAMTSTTLSLGQLSPEETTDQDSDEAEANKRTSNGLSLDLNLPAPEDDHHNKGPNKFSLASKHQQIPYQQHQQQNQKEEEEEKEAEAEAKPALVLSSTPKLVRCHY